The following proteins are encoded in a genomic region of Paenibacillus sp. FSL H3-0469:
- a CDS encoding (S)-benzoin forming benzil reductase → MKHIIITGTSRGIGESLANQLINPAHHLICISRTANEGLLARAKELDCHLDYFNYDLTDIRGIEQLCEEIFSRIELRSNDEAVYLINNAAMLTPVSPIDQLETEQIIENLHLNLLAPMVITSNFLRLTKHMNVDKRILNISSASAKYILPSQSAYSTAKAGLDSFTKCIDIEQKLATYPVKAAAVYPGMIDTSLQSEIRSVPADLFPYVNEFIQLSEEGRLQSPEYTASKLIEILVSEEFGKNVIIETID, encoded by the coding sequence TTGAAACATATTATTATTACAGGAACATCCAGAGGAATCGGCGAATCCCTCGCTAATCAATTAATCAACCCGGCCCATCATCTGATATGCATATCCAGAACGGCTAACGAAGGACTTCTGGCGCGTGCGAAGGAACTGGATTGTCACCTGGATTATTTCAATTATGATTTAACGGATATCCGTGGTATCGAGCAGCTTTGTGAAGAAATATTCAGCAGAATTGAGCTTCGTTCAAACGATGAAGCCGTCTATCTGATCAATAATGCCGCTATGCTGACTCCTGTAAGCCCGATTGATCAGTTAGAGACAGAGCAAATCATAGAGAACCTCCACTTGAATCTGTTAGCACCGATGGTGATTACCTCCAACTTTTTACGGCTTACTAAGCATATGAATGTGGATAAAAGAATCCTGAATATTTCCTCAGCTTCTGCAAAGTACATACTACCCTCACAGAGCGCCTACAGTACTGCGAAAGCGGGTTTAGACTCTTTTACCAAATGTATAGACATAGAACAGAAGCTGGCTACCTATCCGGTAAAAGCAGCAGCAGTGTATCCCGGTATGATCGACACAAGCTTGCAATCGGAAATACGGTCCGTTCCTGCTGATCTGTTCCCCTATGTTAATGAATTCATTCAGCTATCAGAGGAAGGGAGACTGCAATCGCCGGAATACACAGCATCTAAATTAATTGAGATTCTTGTCAGTGAAGAGTTCGGAAAGAATGTTATTATTGAAACCATAGATTAA